GATTTCATAAAGTAGGCAGATGGGGCTTCAACTGCACCCTTTATACCACGGTCAAGCGCCAGCTTGGCACAACGTACGGCATCGATTACCACACCAGCAGAGTTGGGGCTATCCCAGACTTCCAGCTTGGTTTCAAGATTCAGCGGTACATCACCAAAAGTACGTCCCTCCATGCGAATGTGGCAGAATTTACGGTCTTCAAGCCACGGAACATAATCACTGGGGCCGACATGAACACAACTGGGATCCAGCTTGTAATCCAGCTGTGATGTTACTGCTCCAGTTTTGGAGATTTTTTTAGATTCAAGCCTTTCTCTTTCCAACATATTCATAAAATCGGTATTTCCACCGAAGTTAAGCTGATAGGTTCTTTCCAGGCGAACTCCGCGGTCAGCAAATAAACGGGTAAGAACACGATGGACTATCGTGGCACCAACCTGGGATTTGATGTCATCTCCAATGACTGGCAACCCTTTACTAGCAAAACGCTGCTGCCAGTATTTTTCCCTGGCTATAAAAACCGGAATACAATTGACTAAACCACAACCAGCTTCCAGTATTTGCTCTACATACCACTTGGTAGCCATTTCACTGCCAACCGGAAGATAGTTGATAACTACATCGGTTTTAGTATCTTTGAGGATTTTTACAATGTCTGCGGTAGGGCCAGGAGCCTTTTCGATTATTTGAGAAAGGTATTTACCCAAACCGTCATGGGTCATACCCCGTTCTACCTTGACGCCCAGTTGAGGGACATCACAGAATTTAATGGTGTTGTTGGGAGGTGCGATAATCGCCTTACTGAGATCTTTGCCGACTTTGTTTTTATCGACATCGAAAGCAGCTACAAAATTGATATCGCTAATATGATACCCGCCCAAGTTGACATGCATCAGACCTGGAACAAATTCAAATTCCTTGGCTTTCTTATAGAATTGAACCCCCTGTACCAGCGAGGATGCGCAGTTCCCTACACCGATAATCGCAACATTGATACTACCCACGTTTGACCCCTTTCTTTTTTATGTAAAGCTTAATTATTTACCTTGATCAACCTATGAAATATAGCTATTTAAAGGCCGAATGTCAAGGTTGACTTGCCCCGACAAATACTTTCCGGGGCTTATACCAGTCTGGCGCTTGTCCTGATACTAACAGCGCAGCCAGACTTCCGTTTTCGTCATATGCTCGCCATGTATTGCCAGTACCAGGCATGTCTTGCCGATAAATACTACCACCATTGGCAACAAGCCCAGCTTCTTCCTGCGTTAAATTGATAGCAGATAAATGACCCAGAACAGTATCCAGCGGCAGGAGATTTGACTTGATAAGATCTTCCCCATTCTGCTCATCAATATCGTCCAGGCATACAGAACTGGCGATGTCTAATGGACCATATTCGGTGCGCTCCAGCTTACTCAAATATCCTCGGCTTTTTAAAGCCAATCCGATATCGCGGGCAAGAGAACGTATATAAGTACCGCGACTGCAAGTAACATCAATTGTAAGAATGGGTAATTGAAAAGATATTATCTGCAATTTATAGATTGAAACGCTGCGGCTGGCAGGCTCGGGATTCAAGCCTTCTCTTGCCATTTGATACATTCTTCTCCCATCCAGTTTGAGAGCGGAAAAGACAGGGGGTATTTGCTGAATGACTCCAGTAAACATCCCAATTACTGATTCTGCTAGTTGCAACGTTATGTGGGTGGTTTCAGCGGTAGCGATAATATTGCCAGTAATATCAAGCGTATCGGTTTCGTTCCCCAGCGTAATTTGCGCACGATAGGTCTTGGCATGATCCAGGCAATATTCCGCAACTCGGGTGGCTTTTCCCAACATCACTGGCAGCACTCCGGTCGCAAAAGGATCAAGCGTGCCTGCGTGCCCAACTTTATCAACTCCGGCAATACGCCGAACTTTAGAAACCGCTTTAAAGGAAGTTATACCCGCTGGTTTATTAAGATTAAGGATGCCATCCACTAGCTAGAGCGATTCCTCGTGTTTGATTTCTTCAATCAATTCGAGCACTTGAGCACCCCTGGCTATTGAGTTATCCTCCTGGAACAGGATATCGGGAATGGTACGTATTCGTATGCGCTTCATAAGCTCGTTACGAATAAACCTCGAGGCAGATTCCAGCGCAGCCATGGTTTCCTTTTTGCTCTGTTCAGATCCATAAAAACTGACGTAAACTTTAGCAAAGCTCAGATCAGGAGCAGTATCTACCCGCAAGACAGATACAAAGTTATCCAACCTGGGATCCTTGAGTTCTCGCAGCAATAAATCTGAAATTTCCTGACGGATAAGACTGTTTATCCGTTCAATTCGCCGTGACACAGCTATACCTGCCTGGTTTTTTGCTTGCGGAATATCTCAATAATATCACCAACCTGGAAAGCGTCAAAATCCTTTAGGTTAACTCCACATTCATAACCTGCAGGAATACTGCGCACGTCATCTTTAAAGCGTTTTAAACCGGTAACCGCTGATTGGGCAACAACACTCCCACCGCGTTTGACTCTCGCCAGTGCGTCCCGGGTTACTGTTCCTTCCGTAACATAGACGCCAGCAACTTTACCCTTTTTTCCGCTAGGGAATACCGCTCTTACCTCACATACGCCTTCCACAACTTCCACAATTTGCGGTGCCAGCAAGCCCTTGAGGGCTTTTTCCACGTCTTCAATAAGTTCATAAATTATTCGATAAGCACGAATGTCAATACTTTCAGAGTCAGCTAGTTTTTGTGCCCCGGATTCTATTCCTGTGTTAAAAGCGATAATCAAACCTTTGCTGGCAACTGCCAGCATAACATCACTTTCAGTCACGTTTCCAATCCCTGCCCTGATAATAGTTACCCGGACTTTCTCGGTACTAAGTTTTTCAAGTGAATCTCGAACTGGTTCCAGACTACCTTGAACATCAACTTTAAGAACCACGGTCAGCTCTTTAACTTCGCCTTCCTCAATCTGATCGAAAACGTTGGACAGGTTAACTGTCTGGACTTCCTTCTCTTCCGTCTTGCGCTGAACAAATGCGCGAGCTTCCTGTTCAGAGTTGAAAGCTACTACCGGATCACCCACTTCAGGGATATCGTGCAGACCAAGCACGGCGACAGGGGTAGAAGGATTAGCCCGACGCATGCGCCGGCCACTACTGTCAAACATCGCCCTTACCCTACCCCAGGTAGCACCGGCAGCAATGTTATCTTCAAGCCTCAAAGAACCATCGTGCACCAGTACAGTTGCCATCGGTCCTC
The nucleotide sequence above comes from Dehalococcoidales bacterium. Encoded proteins:
- a CDS encoding inositol-3-phosphate synthase, with the translated sequence MGSINVAIIGVGNCASSLVQGVQFYKKAKEFEFVPGLMHVNLGGYHISDINFVAAFDVDKNKVGKDLSKAIIAPPNNTIKFCDVPQLGVKVERGMTHDGLGKYLSQIIEKAPGPTADIVKILKDTKTDVVINYLPVGSEMATKWYVEQILEAGCGLVNCIPVFIAREKYWQQRFASKGLPVIGDDIKSQVGATIVHRVLTRLFADRGVRLERTYQLNFGGNTDFMNMLERERLESKKISKTGAVTSQLDYKLDPSCVHVGPSDYVPWLEDRKFCHIRMEGRTFGDVPLNLETKLEVWDSPNSAGVVIDAVRCAKLALDRGIKGAVEAPSAYFMKSPPVQYTDDVARHMVEDYIADTKSCPEPAKKAVAEEKKP
- the truB gene encoding tRNA pseudouridine(55) synthase TruB, yielding MDGILNLNKPAGITSFKAVSKVRRIAGVDKVGHAGTLDPFATGVLPVMLGKATRVAEYCLDHAKTYRAQITLGNETDTLDITGNIIATAETTHITLQLAESVIGMFTGVIQQIPPVFSALKLDGRRMYQMAREGLNPEPASRSVSIYKLQIISFQLPILTIDVTCSRGTYIRSLARDIGLALKSRGYLSKLERTEYGPLDIASSVCLDDIDEQNGEDLIKSNLLPLDTVLGHLSAINLTQEEAGLVANGGSIYRQDMPGTGNTWRAYDENGSLAALLVSGQAPDWYKPRKVFVGASQP
- the rbfA gene encoding 30S ribosome-binding factor RbfA, with translation MSRRIERINSLIRQEISDLLLRELKDPRLDNFVSVLRVDTAPDLSFAKVYVSFYGSEQSKKETMAALESASRFIRNELMKRIRIRTIPDILFQEDNSIARGAQVLELIEEIKHEESL
- the infB gene encoding translation initiation factor IF-2, translated to MALAKETENGKSKKQSAPLELPRALSVRHLAELLRLTPVDIIKELMRRGIMANINQVIDYETASAVSAELGFETKPQPIATQAASIISEIKRQQKTIGEPGNLKPRPPVVTIMGHVDHGKTRLLDAIRKANVMSTEAGGITQHIGAYQVKVGEQKITFLDTPGHEAFTAMRARGARVTDITVLVVAADDGVMPQTLEAIDHARAAGVPIIVAVNKIDKPSSNPDHVKQQLAEAGLLCEEWGGDTICVHTSAMSGEGISDLLDNILLVSEMEELKADANLLARGVVVEARLDKNRGPMATVLVHDGSLRLEDNIAAGATWGRVRAMFDSSGRRMRRANPSTPVAVLGLHDIPEVGDPVVAFNSEQEARAFVQRKTEEKEVQTVNLSNVFDQIEEGEVKELTVVLKVDVQGSLEPVRDSLEKLSTEKVRVTIIRAGIGNVTESDVMLAVASKGLIIAFNTGIESGAQKLADSESIDIRAYRIIYELIEDVEKALKGLLAPQIVEVVEGVCEVRAVFPSGKKGKVAGVYVTEGTVTRDALARVKRGGSVVAQSAVTGLKRFKDDVRSIPAGYECGVNLKDFDAFQVGDIIEIFRKQKTRQV